The genomic region ATTCCTGCATTCACTTTGTCTACGGTCTTCAATATGTCATAGACAAAGCGACAGACCGGGAGGTCTACATGGTGGAGTTTTCCCAGCCTGAGGGCTTCTCCCATGAACATATCGATTTCCGTCTGCTTCTTGTTGAGGACATCCTGTACCATGCTGCATTTCCCTGTAGGGGCGTAGGCATCGAAGAAGTTATCCAGGTTACGAATGTCCTGCTGGCTGAGCTTGATTCCCATGGTATTTGCGAGCGAGACGATTTCCTGCATGATGCATTCCATTGCATCGCAGGCTTCGGGTACCCGTTGGAACCATAGGTGCTGGCCTCTGAAGATTGCTTCCACGGTATTGCAGGCGGCGTTCAACATATATTTTCGCCAAATATCCAACTGTATGTCCGGGCTGATTTCACAAGGCAAGCTTTTGGAAAACAGGTCATGGATTTTCAAGATACGTTCCGTAGGCTGTCCATCTTTTTCCCCGATTAAAACCTGGCCGACAGGCTTGAAGTCTACATGGTTTCCTGTTTTGTTCGCATTGATCCTGCTCAGGCTGTAGATGACTTTTTCTTTTCCGAAATGTTCTGCAAGGATCTCTTCGCTGGTCAAACCATTCATGAGGCTCATAAGCACCGTATCGGGCCCGATTTCTCGTCTGATATCTTCCAATGCATCATCCAACTGATAGCTTTTTACTGCTATGATCAACAAATCGGGAACCATGCCGCTTTCTCCTGGGGCGACCACATTGAGTTCATGTTTTGTTCCATTGATTACTACCCCCTCTTCCTTGAGGCGTCGGGCTCTTTTCCCTTCTGCAAGTACACGAATCTGTTCCTTCCTGAGTCGCTGGCGAATAGCATGATAAGCTACGCAGCCTTCCGCACCCAAACCAATGATGCTTACCGTTTTAAATTCCATGTATCAATTCCTCATGGTCTTCATAGTTGTATTTTATTTTCTGAATTTCAATGGATATTTATAAGAACTGTATATTAAAATATAAAAATACTCAAATCATCTATCTGTCGGAAAGAAGTCCAAGAGGCATATCAGTCAAAAGCAGGGTAGTCTTGAAAATTAGAGACAAAAAGAAGATGTCCTCATTGAAAAGGACATCTTCCCAACAACCAACCAACAATAGGAAATCGTAATGATTGGAGTTTTACATGAATAAGTTGCCGATCATCAGTACGACGAACCCTACTGTCGAAAGACAAAGTACGCATCCGAACCAGTTTTCATACATTTCTTTCATGTCAGACAGACCGATGGTCTTGTTGACGACCCAGAAGTAACTGTCATGGACGTTCGTGATACCGATGGAACCGATGCAGCAAGCCAAACCTGCAAGGTATGGATTGACTGAAGCCATCTGGAGCATGACCGGTGCTGTGAGCGAACCTGCGGTAAGCATGCCGACGGTTGCTGACCCGGTCACTATCCTAAGCAGATAGGCCATGAAGAACGGTAGCAGGATACCTGGGATATGGGATTTGATCATCATGTTTGCCAATACGGTACCAGCTCCGCTGTCCTTGAGCACTTGCCCAAGTGCACCACCTGCACCAGTGACGAAGATGATGATACCGGCTTGTTCGATTGACTTGTCGAGCATGGAAACCATTTTCTTGCGGTCAATCTTGCCACCTAGCCCATAAATGGCAACCAGAAGACCGATGAGCACTGCGACCACGGGATCACCGATGAGGGTAATGACAGTCTTTGCTGTTCCTTCTATACCGGCTACCGAGGAAATTGTTTTCGTCAGGATCAGTATGATCGGCAGGAAAATCGGAAGGAACGAAACAAATGTATTGGGAAGGTCTTTATCCGAAATTGAATCTTCATATTTCATTTCTTCTTTGGTATATTCTCTATCAATCAATACGCTCATGTCATTGGGATCGGGTACCCGATAGAGTTTTTTGCCTATCCATCTGGCATAGAGTATACCGGCAATGGCAATAGGTATGGAGAATATCAATCCTAATAAGATGAATTTTCCCAGGTCAAGGCTGAAATACCCGGATATTGCCAACGGGCCAGGTGTCGGCGGGACCAAGGAATGTGTTGTGAGTAGGGCAGCTGCCAATGCACAGCCGATGGTAATGACACTTCGTCCTGTTTTCCTTGAAAGTGATTTTGCCAGAGGGCAAAGGATGACAAATGCACTGTCGCAGAAGACAGGTATTGCAACAAGAAAGCCTGTGATTGCCATTGCGATATCTTCTTTGCCTTCTCCAAGCAGTTTGATGAAAGTCGTGGCCATGCGGGTTGCAGCTCCGCTTGCCTCAAATACGGCTCCCATCATCACGCCCAGACCGACTATGATACCGATGGAACCCAAAGTTCCTCCGAATCCATTCTTTATTGCGACGACAATCTTGTTTACCGGAAGACCGACTGCCAGGCCTGCTACAATTGATCCGATGATCATTGCAACGAATACATGAATCTTTGTTTTTGTAGAACAATAAAAGATCAAGCCGATTGCCAATCCCAGTCCAACCAATACGCGTACGACGCTTACATCTGTTGACATAATGGAATATCCTCCTTTTTAATTCCTTGCCTATGTACCTCAGATCACTGGACCAAGCATGTAGAAGTCCATCGACTTGGTATATTTGATGGCTTCACCTTTGCTGGTTTCTCCGCTTGCAACTCTTAGCAGCAAGTCGAAGGTATCTTCACCTATTTGCTCAATTGAACGTTCTCCTAACGTGATCAATCCTGCATTTATATCCATATCGTGGTTCATGCGGCCATACGTAATAGGATTGCCGCATATCTTGATGACAGGAACCACGGGAAATCCCTGGGGGGCGCCACGTCCGGTGGAGAACAGGATTACCTGGGCTCCTCCTACTGCCATACCTGAAAGCAATTCGATTTCTCTTCCCGGAGAATCCTTGATCCACAGGCCTTTGCCTTTCGGCACGTCGGTGTACTCGATGACGCCCTCTATGGGCTTTGTACCGGATTTGACGATGGCTCCCAATGATTTCTCTTCAATGGTGCTCAGTCCGCCTTTGATGTTGCCTGGGGTCGGCTGGCCTTTGCGCATATCTACGCCGATTGCCTTTGCCCTGTTTTCCATCTGCTGGACGATCCTGTCGATTTCACTGGCAACGAATTCATTTCTGGCTCTTCTCTTGAGTATGTGTTCTGCCCCTATGAATTCAGTTGTTTCTCCAAACATCACGGTACCGCCTGCATCGACGATCTTGTCTGCCACATAGCCGATGACAGGGTTCGAGGCAATGCCGCTGGTCGTATCGGAAGAACCACATTTGATACCCATGACCATCCGTGAAATATCAACTTCCGTGCGTTGCATCCCGCTGATTGCCCGAACCAGTTTCTGAGCTTTGTCAATGCCTTCCTTGATAGCAATGCTCGTGCCTCCCAGTTCCTGTACATTGACTCTTTCTACAGGTTTGCCTGTTTCCCTCAGTGTCTGTTCAAGACGATCGGTATCGACGCCTTCACAACCTAGGCTGACAATCAGGATTGCTCCTACGTTCGGGTTCTCACC from Spirochaetia bacterium harbors:
- a CDS encoding UxaA family hydrolase, coding for MKKQYTYFGYERKDGKVGSRNYVAVLPAVVCVNEVVEAIVAETVGTQGILHHQGCCQTPPDLTRTTECLIKVGENPNVGAILIVSLGCEGVDTDRLEQTLRETGKPVERVNVQELGGTSIAIKEGIDKAQKLVRAISGMQRTEVDISRMVMGIKCGSSDTTSGIASNPVIGYVADKIVDAGGTVMFGETTEFIGAEHILKRRARNEFVASEIDRIVQQMENRAKAIGVDMRKGQPTPGNIKGGLSTIEEKSLGAIVKSGTKPIEGVIEYTDVPKGKGLWIKDSPGREIELLSGMAVGGAQVILFSTGRGAPQGFPVVPVIKICGNPITYGRMNHDMDINAGLITLGERSIEQIGEDTFDLLLRVASGETSKGEAIKYTKSMDFYMLGPVI
- a CDS encoding GntP family permease gives rise to the protein MSTDVSVVRVLVGLGLAIGLIFYCSTKTKIHVFVAMIIGSIVAGLAVGLPVNKIVVAIKNGFGGTLGSIGIIVGLGVMMGAVFEASGAATRMATTFIKLLGEGKEDIAMAITGFLVAIPVFCDSAFVILCPLAKSLSRKTGRSVITIGCALAAALLTTHSLVPPTPGPLAISGYFSLDLGKFILLGLIFSIPIAIAGILYARWIGKKLYRVPDPNDMSVLIDREYTKEEMKYEDSISDKDLPNTFVSFLPIFLPIILILTKTISSVAGIEGTAKTVITLIGDPVVAVLIGLLVAIYGLGGKIDRKKMVSMLDKSIEQAGIIIFVTGAGGALGQVLKDSGAGTVLANMMIKSHIPGILLPFFMAYLLRIVTGSATVGMLTAGSLTAPVMLQMASVNPYLAGLACCIGSIGITNVHDSYFWVVNKTIGLSDMKEMYENWFGCVLCLSTVGFVVLMIGNLFM
- a CDS encoding ketopantoate reductase family protein, which gives rise to MEFKTVSIIGLGAEGCVAYHAIRQRLRKEQIRVLAEGKRARRLKEEGVVINGTKHELNVVAPGESGMVPDLLIIAVKSYQLDDALEDIRREIGPDTVLMSLMNGLTSEEILAEHFGKEKVIYSLSRINANKTGNHVDFKPVGQVLIGEKDGQPTERILKIHDLFSKSLPCEISPDIQLDIWRKYMLNAACNTVEAIFRGQHLWFQRVPEACDAMECIMQEIVSLANTMGIKLSQQDIRNLDNFFDAYAPTGKCSMVQDVLNKKQTEIDMFMGEALRLGKLHHVDLPVCRFVYDILKTVDKVNAGILEGNDT